A single region of the Garra rufa chromosome 6, GarRuf1.0, whole genome shotgun sequence genome encodes:
- the LOC141336057 gene encoding N-acyl-aromatic-L-amino acid amidohydrolase (carboxylate-forming) B, giving the protein MALAFMPALARMAVCGGTHGNELSGVYVVQEMERQWIEKGEGAWPIPVTTVLSNPRAVKECRRYTETDMNRCFNKATLSSPVTDSSPYEVRRAQELNNLLGPKGSTDAIDMICDLHNTTSNTGLTLIHYTTSDWVTLHICKYLQTKITKVPVRVVVLDFPVSDAYNLESVSKHGFTLEVGPQPHGVVRADIYIVMKEAVDLTIDWIHKFNSGTVFEGGDVEAFKYIKSVDYPRDPETRTLTAAIHPQLQDRDFCLLKRGDPLFFTFSGETVKYEEEDETLHPFFINEAAYYEKGIAFHLAKKLTLTIPTVQVQKN; this is encoded by the exons atgGCATTAGCGTTCATGCCAGCTCTGGCTCGTATGGCCGTATGCGGCGGCACCCATGGAAACGAGCTGTCCGGTGTGTATGTGGTGCAGGAGATGGAGCGACAGTGGATAGAGAAGGGAGAGGGCGCTTGGCCGATTCCCGTTACAACTGTGCTGTCAAACCCACGGGCTGTGAAGGAGTGCAGAAGATACACTGAGACGGATATGAACCGCTGCTTCAACAAAGCCACGTTGAG TTCTCCTGTTACAGACAGCAGCCCATATGAAGTCCGGCGTGCACAAGAACTGAACAATCTGCTAGGGCCGAAAGGATCCACAGATGCAATAGACATGATCTGTGACCTTCATAACACCACATCGAACACGGGTCTCACACTCATCCATTATACAACAAGTGACTGGGTGACCCTGCACATCTGCAAATACTTACAG ACTAAGATAACCAAAGTGCCTGTGAGAGTGGTGGTACTGGATTTCCCAGTTAGTGACGCATATAACTTGGAGTCTGTATCCAAGCATGGCTTTA CTCTAGAGGTCGGGCCGCAGCCGCACGGTGTCGTCAGGGCTGACATCTATATTGTTATGAAAGAGGCAGTCGACTTGACAATAGACTGGATCCACAAATTCAACTCAG GAACGGTGTTTGAAGGCGGGGATGTAGAAGCCTTTAAGTATATCAAGAGTGTTGATTATCCCAGGGATCCAGAGACTCGGACTCTCACCGCTGCCATTCATCCTCAGCTGCAG gacAGAGACTTCTGTCTCCTCAAACGGGGAGACcctttgttttttacattttctggagAAACTGTTAAGTATGAGGAAGAAGACGAGACACTTCATCCTTTCTTTATCAATGAGGCAGCCTACTATGAAAAGGGAATCGCTTTTCACTTGGCCAAAAAGTTGACGCTGACAATTCCAACGGTGCAAGTGCAGAAAAACTGA
- the LOC141336059 gene encoding N-acyl-aromatic-L-amino acid amidohydrolase (carboxylate-forming) B-like, whose translation MGLTLIHYTTSDWVTLHICKYLQTKITKVPVRVVLLDIPISDSYSVESVSKHGFSIEVGPQPHGVVRADIYIVMKEAIDLTIDWINKFNSGTVFEGGNVETFKYIKSVDYPRDPETRTLTAAIHPQLQDRDFCLLKKGDPLFLSFSGETVKYEEEEPLHPYFINEAAYYEKKIAFHLGKKIMLAVPTVQVQKD comes from the exons ATGGGTCTCACACTCATCCATTATACAACAAGTGACTGGGTGACCCTGCACATCTGCAAATACTTACAG ACTAAGATAACCAAAGTGCCTGTGAGAGTGGTGTTACTGGATATCCCGATTAGTGACTCTTATTCCGTGGAGTCTGTATCCAAGCATGGCTTTT CAATAGAGGTTGGGCCGCAGCCCCATGGTGTCGTCAGAGCTGACATCTATATTGTTATGAAAGAGGCCATCGACTTGACAATAGACTGGATCAACAAATTCAACTCAG GAACGGTGTTTGAAGGCGGGAATGTGGAGACCTTTAAGTATATCAAGAGTGTTGATTATCCCAGGGATCCAGAGACTCGGACTCTCACCGCTGCCATTCATCCTCAGCTGCAG GACAGAGACTTCTGTCTACTCAAAAAGGGTGACccattatttttgtcattttctggAGAAACTGTGAAGTACGAGGAAGAAGAGCCACTTCATCCTTACTTTATCAATGAGGCTGCCTACTACGAAAAGAAAATCGCTTTTCACTTGGGAAAGAAGATAATGCTTGCAGTTCCAACGGTGCAAGTGCAGAAGGACTGA
- the cldnd1b gene encoding claudin domain-containing protein 1b: MVDNRYATALVIGSVLSLLATVYLSVAMGTQHWYQYHSQPASNDANNGSDLQTLRQDFEGEERDERIYSNALFRLNGTLGLWWCCILVPQDSIWFKEPDPVMVTKCQAFTLPQQWESKYKSPGNINSGEDLLRTYLWKCQFLLPLISVGLVFLATLIGVCACLCRSITPTLFVGLLHLLAGLCSLGTVCCFLAGVHLLHEISELPEGMDYSLGWSLFLALVSSPLQIMAAALFIWAARSHRQHYTRMTAYRVA, from the exons ATGGTGGACAACCGATATGCCACTGCGCTGGTGATCGGCTCCGTGCTGAGCCTGCTTGCCACCGTCTATCTCTCCGTTGCAATGGGAACGCAGCACTGGTACCAGTACCACAGCCAGCCGGCCAGCAATGATGCCAACAATGGCTCGGACCTCCAGACCCTGCGGCAGGACTTTGAGGGGGAGGAAAGGGATGAGAGGATCTACAGCAACGCCCTGTTCCGGCTCAACGGCACACTGGGTCTCTGGTGGTGCTGCATTCTGGTGCCCCAAGACTCAATCTGGTTTAAAGAGCCTG ATCCAGTAATGGTGACTAAATGTCAGGCCTTTACTTTGCCACAGCAGTGGGAATCCAAGTACAAGTCTCCAGGAAATATTAACAGCGGAGAAGACCTGCTGCGTACAT ACCTGTGGAAATGTCAGTTCCTCTTACCGCTGATCTCTGTGGGGCTGGTGTTTCTTGCGACGTTGATCGGAGTGTGTGCCTGCCTTTGCCGCAGTATCACTCCCACTTTATTCGTAGGGCTGCTGCATCTGCTGGCTG GCCTGTGTTCTTTGGGCACCGTATGCTGTTTCCTCGCAGGCGTCCATTTGCTACACGAAATATCTGAGCTGCCCGAAGGGATGGACTATTCACTAGGCTGGTCTTTGTTTTTAGCCTTGGTCTCGTCTCCGCTGCAAATCATGGCTGCCGCGCTCTTCATATGGGCTGCGAGAAGCCACCGCCAACACTACACTCGAATGACAGCCTACAGGGTCGCCTAG